Part of the Deinococcus roseus genome, CCTGGGCCGACATCGACACCCTGCGCAAATTGACCGCCGGGGCCGTGGACACCGGTGCAGGCAACATCCGCATGGTGGGCCGTCTGGCCCTGCTGTATCCCAAGAACTTCCATGACATCAAGGGTGCCATCAACCAGCGGCTTTCCCGGCTCAGGGACCTGACCATTGCCGATGCCAAACGTGCCCTGAATGAACACAACACCGGGATCGAGACCGACCTGATGTTTGCCAGCAATGCCTCCACACAGGGGGAAGGCCTGCGGGTGATCGTGGTGGGCACCCTGGTGGGGGGCACCTGCAGCGGCACGGCTTCTGACATGGGAATCTTGCTGCGTTCGATCATGGGCAATGAAGAGAAGTCCATGGCAATCCTCACCCTTCCCCACCCGAATTACACCATCACCGATGAATCGCTGGCCGAGATCCGCAAGGCCAACGCCTACCACGCCCTGGTGGAACTGAACCAGTACTTTCTGTACGAGGACCGCGAGCGCTACAGGACCATCAAGCACCCCGACCAGATGTGGGGCCAGGAGGTGCTGCCCCCAGACGCCACCCCTTATGACCTGGCTTACCTGGTCGAACCCCGCAACAACCGCCCGGAAGACGAAACCAAACTGAACCAGGCGGTGGCAGACCGGGTGTTTCTGAACATTTTCTATCCCGAAACCGATCCGATGGCCACCACGGTGGACGGCGGAGACACCCCGGCCAAAAGGGGCCTGGCCTTCTCCTTTGCCACTTTTGGTCTGTCCACGGTGGAGTATCCGGTGCGCCGCATCATTGAGGCCTGCAAACTGAAGGTGCTGACCCACGCTTTGAAACAATGGAAAGGTCGGGAATCCGAATGGCGTGCCCAGGATGAGTTGGACCAGCTTGGCCTCACCATTGATCACCTCACCACCGTGCTGTTGCAAGACGACCATGGAGGCAGCGTGAAGCCTGCTGTGGACAACAAAGCCAGTGAGGTGGTGCGTAACGCCCGCAAGGACATTGGCCGGGCCACCCGGGCCCTCGAAGAACTGCGGGCAGCCTTTGGCAAGGAAAAAGGAGATGGCCTGAAGGGTCTGGTCACCTCCACCACCGAGGGAAACAAGAAAAGGGTGGCCCACGACCTCTTGCAGAACCTGCGCCGTCTGGTGGACAGCCGTCTGCTGGATTATGATTACGGCCCCAATTACCTGCAAGTGGTGCTGGACTCGGTTCCCGAGAGGCTTTCTGAATTGAAAGGCTGGGAACCTGCCGAGGCCAAAGCCAACGCGGTGAACGGGGTGCTGGACCAGATTGAAAGCATCTCGCGCAACACCCTGCTGGGCATGTTCTTCCTGAAAAACAAGGCCATCTCCCGCCTGATCCCGCTGCTCAGCAAGGCACTGAACGATGAAATCAAGGCCCGCACCCAGATCAAGGTCCGGGACGCCATGCGCGATTCGGGATACGGACAGCGCACCGAATCAGGCACGCTGTCCCTGATCGAGACCGAACTGCAACCTGTACGCAAACGGCTGCAGAACCTCAAACGCCGTCTGGACGACCAGTATTACCTGTGGAACGAGCGCCGCCTCAGGCTGGAAGGACGCGAAACCTCCGTGAACGGCCTGTCCCTGTTTGATGCTGCCGCTGGAGGCACCGTCGATGTGGAGTTCCAGAACGCCATCAATGACCGGGAACTGGAAAAACTCTCGGCCCGGGTGATCAACCAGTGGACCGACCTCAAAAAAGGGCTGCTTCCCGAACTCACCGATCCAGACTGGCTGATCCAGCCTTACGCAACCGGACTGCCACCTTTTGAACCCCTGCAACTGTTGCCCCTGGAAAACCTGGCGGTGGGTCCTTTTGAGCAACTCAGGCAGGACACCCGCAAGGATGTGGTCACCCGCCTGTACGAGAAGGCCTCCCCAATGTTCGACCCGGACGCCCAGATTGCCAGTGCTGCCAAACAGGCCGAAATCTTCCTGCCCGTGCAGGAACACCTCGGGCAGTCTGATCCTTACACCCCCATCAAGAAGCGCAAAAATGTGATCTCTGCCAGCAATCCCAACGAGGAGCGCTTTGCCCGTGCCCTCAAAACCTGGACCAACACCAACCCCGAAGCCAAACACATCCAGGGGGATGACCGCTACCGGGTGGTGATGCTCGAAGAGTGGTACAAATTCAGTTTGCGCGGCTCTTATTCGATTGCCAAACTGGCCATGTCCAAACCCGACCGTTACCCCACCTTTTTCACCCGCAGGCGGGACGACATCGAATGGACCCCGATTTCCGACAAAGAGCGTCACCTGCTCAGCGAGAGCGAAAAAATGGTCACCCTGGCCCTCTTGCACGAGGTGCTGCGTCTGGAAGGGGGCAAACTGGTGATGGAATGGAGTGCTGGGATGGGAGAAAGCACCGATCCGGTGCAACGCCAGCGCAAATTCCTGCCCCGCATTGGCAAAGCCAGTCGCATGCTGGCCTTCAGTCCCAGGGACCTCACAGGAAAGAGCCTCAGCAACGCCAACACCATCATCCATGCCCAGATTGACCGCAGGTACCAGGACATTGTGGGCCAGTACAAGGACCGCCAGAGCGGCAATCAGGCTTACGTGCTGCACATGCAAAAACAGTTGATGGAAGGCACCTGCCGTCTGGTGCAGGACTGGGACCTCCGGCAGGCCAGCGACGCTTTCATGGAGTATGCCAAAACCAAAGAAGGGCTGCTCTCTGCCATCCTGACGGTGTTCCCTCCAGACGAGGTGCTGCTGGAAAGCCTGCACCGCTACCCCGGAGACCGCAAACCCCAGGGCGGGCATTACCAGGACCACGAAGAGGGCTACTACTGCAAGAAATGTGGAGGCCTGGTGGGCAAAACCCGCGATGATGCCCTCCTCAACAACCTGCGCTGCAGCTACTACCCCGATGAGGCCCAGCACCCCTTTGGCCGGGCCTACAGCCTGATCGAGGATGTCATCCGTCAATGATGGATTTTCTGAAGGTCTTCCTGCAGCTCAAACCCGAGGGCTTCCTGATCCTGCTGGGCTTCATGGTCCCTGTGTTTCTGTACCTGCTGGTGCAGGTGCGGGGAGCTGTGGGGGTGACCGGCACCCTCAGGAACCAGTTGAACAAACTCAGAACCCAGGTCAAAGAACACCTGGAAGGCGACGAACCCTTCCAGGCCGAGGAAGACTTTGAGGGTCTGGCAGACACCACGGGCCACAAGGGGCTGCTGTTCGAGCTGCTGACCGCCATGCTGTACGCCCGCAAGCTCAACAACCCCGACCTCTCGGCCATCGGTGGCACCATTGCCGAGAAACTGCCGGGTTTGCAGCATGTGCGCAACATTCCCAACCTGCTGATGCTGGCAGGACTGCTGGGCACCGTGCTGGGACTGGCCTCGGCCATTTCCAGTCTGGGACCACAAATTGCAACGGCTGCCTCTGCAACAGACCCCAGCCAGCTGGCAAAAGCCCTGGGGTCCACCATGGGCCTGATGCAGGGGGCTTTCGGGTGCAGCCTGTGGGGGATTCTGTTCTCTTTGCTTGCCGCCTTTGTTTTGCAGAGCGCCCAGAAACAACTGGACGCCTTTCAAGATGAACTCGGGGCGTTCACAGTGCTGGAACTCGCTCCGGTGATGCTGCCCCACAATGCCATGAACCAGCTGGACCGCATGCGCAGCATCCTCAAAGGGGTCTCGGACAGCGTGCGGACCATCAACGAGAGCTTTGGGCAGGTGACCGGAGACTTTGGCAAGGTGCTCGGGGAGGCCGCAGGGACACTGAACACCACGCTGGACAAACTGATCACCTCTACCAACAACATCCAGCAGACCTTTGAAGGCAGTCAGGCCGCCATCAAGCAGTCTGCCCAGTCCCTGCAAAGCGGAGCGGAAACCCTGGCAAAAGCCCAGCAGAACGCCGCAAAACTGATGGAAGATGCCCAGGTGCGCTCTGCAAGGCAACTGGAACAGGCCCACGAGGAACTGCGCCAGCGCATCATGGAGCAGGTGAGAAAAATCGACGACCTGCAAACATCCTTTGTGGGCCAGAGCGTCCGGATCATCCAGGGCATCGAAAACACGCAGCAGCAGGTCAGCAACAGCATCAAGCTGTTCCGGGACCTCAGCGACAGCCAGGTGGGCTTCTTCAACACCCACCGCCAGGACCTCAAAGAAGAATTTCATGTGCTGCAGGGCACCCTCTCCAGGCACATTCAGGACCACCGCCAGTACCTGGAAACCCTGGCAAAACAGAACGGGGTGCGGCCCTCGTGATCCGCAAACAGCGGGAAATCGAGACCAACACCTACCTGGCTTTCAGCGACCTGATGCTGAACCTGGTGTTCGTGCTGGTCTTCTTCATTGCTGGCATTCTGGTGGTGGGGCAGGCAGGCTGGGACCAGGTCAGATACCGCAAAGCGCAGGACGCCGTTTATGCTGCCATCACCCACTCCGACCTGAAAAACAAACCCATTTATTTGCCTCCCACCCGCAGAAACGACCCTCCAGGGGTGCAGCGCTGGGCGTTTCCGGCCCAGAAAATGTTCAAAAGTGGCACAGCAGAACTGTCTGCAGATGGCAAAAACATCCTGGTGAGTTTTGCACGGGTGCTCAAGCAAAACCAGCTGTGGAAACGCATCCGCATTGAGGGGCACACCCAGACCACCAGAACGGGCACCAAAGAAAGCTGGGCGCTGTCTGCGGCCCGTGCCAGTGCAGTTGCAGATGCCATCTACTCTGAAGGGGGCATTCCCTCTTTTTATCTGGCGGTGGCGGCCCGTGGCGGCCAGACCCCCTTCAAGGGCATCAAATTCGACAGAGAGAATGACCGGGTGGAAGTGGTCATCGAGTACTCCCAGAAAGCCTTCCAGTGACATGACCGATCTGGAGACAGCCAGAACCTCTGTAAACCCCAATGATCTGGTCTTTCTGGCTGGATCAGAGGATGCTGCTGTGCGCAGTGCAGCACGAGCAAACGCAAAATTACCAAAAAATTTTTTTAATCTCCTTATCAAATTGGAAACTTTTGAAAACCCACAGTTCTCATCAAGAGAAATTCAAAGTTTAGAAAACAGCGGAACGTACGTTCAAGATATTTTATGGGAAAAAGTCATTGCTCACTTTTCTCCAGAATTAAAATGGAAAAGACTGATTCAAAGAAGCAGCATTAAAACGAAAATTTTACTGAAATCTGCAGAAATTCGATTTGAGAACAATGTATTAAAAATCAATATCAAAACAAAATTCCATGCCCTTGAATTACTCCGCATGGCAGATCAATTGAGAGATGATATCTATGAAAATTTTGGAGAAATCTCCATTGAAATTTTAAGTCTTTATGGATATAAAAGCTTTTTTCTTGATCAAACAGAAAATCACACAAATAAATCTAAGGTTCCCAAAAAAGAAAAATATGTTTATCATCCCTCTGCTGAACCATCTGAAGTTCCAGAAATCACCCAGGAGGAACTGAAACAGCTTCAGGACGAAGACGCCATGTACCGCCTGATCCTGAAGATCCCGCACTACAAGAATGCAAAGGACATCGAGGTCCTGTCCAACAACATCTTTCTGGCCCGTGAGTCCCGCTGGGAGGTGCGTGAAGCGCTGGCCCTGAACCCCAGAATCAAACCGGCCACCGTGCAGCGCTTTGTGCAGGACACCGACTGGACCGTCCGGCAGGCTGTGAGCACCCATCCGTTGCTGACTCCGGGGTTGCTGGACAGCCTTTCCCAGGACCGTTACTCTGCCACCACACGGGCCAATGTGGCCCTCAATCCCCGCACCCCTGCCCAGGTGCTCTCCCGCCTGACCCGGGATGAAGACCCAGAAGTGCGGCTGGGGGTGGCCAAAAACCTGGGAACCCTGCCCGAAGATCTGGCACTGCTGATGCAGGACACGGCTCCGCAGGTCCGGGAATACGCAGCAGCCCATCCGTTCACCCCTCTGGAAGCCCTGCAAGATGCAAAAGCAGAACCCTCTGCACACGTCCAGAGGGTGTTGATGCTCAGGCTCAGACCCCTGACCGAGGCTGCGGTGCAGGAAGCCCTGAAGCACCGCAGAACCAGTGTCAGACTGGTCCTGGCTG contains:
- a CDS encoding tubulin-like doman-containing protein; the encoded protein is MQNYRVFKTLVIGLGSTGTRILESLSERIDWEVGALKRAPWVQFLAIETDGSMKSRFNGSDDFRTLGIGPDAYRDIITNPQNYNESIALETWADIDTLRKLTAGAVDTGAGNIRMVGRLALLYPKNFHDIKGAINQRLSRLRDLTIADAKRALNEHNTGIETDLMFASNASTQGEGLRVIVVGTLVGGTCSGTASDMGILLRSIMGNEEKSMAILTLPHPNYTITDESLAEIRKANAYHALVELNQYFLYEDRERYRTIKHPDQMWGQEVLPPDATPYDLAYLVEPRNNRPEDETKLNQAVADRVFLNIFYPETDPMATTVDGGDTPAKRGLAFSFATFGLSTVEYPVRRIIEACKLKVLTHALKQWKGRESEWRAQDELDQLGLTIDHLTTVLLQDDHGGSVKPAVDNKASEVVRNARKDIGRATRALEELRAAFGKEKGDGLKGLVTSTTEGNKKRVAHDLLQNLRRLVDSRLLDYDYGPNYLQVVLDSVPERLSELKGWEPAEAKANAVNGVLDQIESISRNTLLGMFFLKNKAISRLIPLLSKALNDEIKARTQIKVRDAMRDSGYGQRTESGTLSLIETELQPVRKRLQNLKRRLDDQYYLWNERRLRLEGRETSVNGLSLFDAAAGGTVDVEFQNAINDRELEKLSARVINQWTDLKKGLLPELTDPDWLIQPYATGLPPFEPLQLLPLENLAVGPFEQLRQDTRKDVVTRLYEKASPMFDPDAQIASAAKQAEIFLPVQEHLGQSDPYTPIKKRKNVISASNPNEERFARALKTWTNTNPEAKHIQGDDRYRVVMLEEWYKFSLRGSYSIAKLAMSKPDRYPTFFTRRRDDIEWTPISDKERHLLSESEKMVTLALLHEVLRLEGGKLVMEWSAGMGESTDPVQRQRKFLPRIGKASRMLAFSPRDLTGKSLSNANTIIHAQIDRRYQDIVGQYKDRQSGNQAYVLHMQKQLMEGTCRLVQDWDLRQASDAFMEYAKTKEGLLSAILTVFPPDEVLLESLHRYPGDRKPQGGHYQDHEEGYYCKKCGGLVGKTRDDALLNNLRCSYYPDEAQHPFGRAYSLIEDVIRQ
- a CDS encoding OmpA family protein, with the protein product MIRKQREIETNTYLAFSDLMLNLVFVLVFFIAGILVVGQAGWDQVRYRKAQDAVYAAITHSDLKNKPIYLPPTRRNDPPGVQRWAFPAQKMFKSGTAELSADGKNILVSFARVLKQNQLWKRIRIEGHTQTTRTGTKESWALSAARASAVADAIYSEGGIPSFYLAVAARGGQTPFKGIKFDRENDRVEVVIEYSQKAFQ